In the Clupea harengus chromosome 16, Ch_v2.0.2, whole genome shotgun sequence genome, one interval contains:
- the tnpo3 gene encoding transportin-3 isoform X2 has protein sequence MDGSKPSLPIVYQAVQALYHDPDPTGKERASVWLEELQRSMYAWEVADQLLQMKQDVESCYFAAQTMKMKIQTSFYELPPETHLALRDSLLTHIQNLKDLSPIIITQLALAIADLALQMASWKGSVHTLIEKYSNDTSSMPFLIEILTVLPEEVHSRSLRIGANRRTEIIEDLAFCSSTVVTLLVTCLEKTGSDEKMLIKVFRCLGSWFNLGVLDSNFMASNQLIMVLFQVLQRHDTSTNLHEAASDCVCSALYAIETVDTHVALAMQLFKGVLTLETAYHMAVAREDLDKVLNYCRIFTELCETFMEITVRSPGQGMGDLRTLELLLICAGHPQYEVAEISFNFWYRLGEHLYKTNNPALHNVFRPYIQRLLHSLARHCQLDPDHEGIPEDTDDFGEFRMRVSDLVKDVIFLVGSMECFSQLYSTLREGNPPWEVTEAVLFIMAAIAKSVDPENNPTLTEVLEQIVCLPQSVHMAVRFTSIELVGEMSEVVDRNPRFLDPVLNYLMKGLREKTLASVAAKAIHNICSVCRDHMAQHFQGLLDIARSLDTFALSSDAAVGLLKGTALVLARLPLEKIAECLSDLCAVQVMALKKLLAHDPSTGKAADPTVWLDRLAVIFRHTNPMVENGQTHPCQKVIQEIWPVLSETLNAHQADNRIVERCCRCLRFAVRCVGKGSASLLQPLVTQMVNVYQVYPHSCFLYLGSILVDEYGMEEGCRQGLLDMLQALCMPTFQLLEQPNGLRNHPDTVDDLFRLATRFVQRSPVTLLSSNIIVHIIQCAIAATTLDHRDANCSVMKFIRDLVHTGVSNDHEDDFEVRKQLIGQAMGQNAQQLVTQLVHSCCFCLPPYTLPDVAEVLWEIMVFDRPTFCRWLETALKGLPKETAGGAVSVTHKQLTDFHKQVTSAEECKQVCWAIREFTRLYR, from the exons ATGGATGGTAGCAAACCGTCCCTTCCAATTGTATACCAGGCCGTACAGGCTCTTTACCATGATCCAGACCCTACCGGTAAAGAGAGAGCCTCGGTATGGCTCGAGGAGCTGCAAAGATCG ATGTACGCCTGGGAAGTGGCCGATCAGCTGCTGCAGATGAAGCAGGACGTGGAGTCCTGTTACTTTGCTGCCCAgacgatgaagatgaagatcCAGACCTCATTCTATGAGCTTCCTCCAGAGACCCACCTAGCCCTGCGGGATTCGCTgctcactcacatacagaaccTCAAAGATCTCTCTCCTATTATAATCACCCAG CTTGCCCTAGCTATAGCTGACCTGGCTCTGCAGATGGCCTCGTGGAAGGGCAGCGTTCATACCCTCATCGAAAA GTACAGTAACGACACCTCCTCCATGCCCTTCCTGATCGAGATACTCACCGTTCTACCGGAAGAAGTGCACAGCCGCTCCCTAAGGATCGGCGCCAACAGACGCACAGAGATCATTGAGGATCTAGCATTCTGCTCCAGCACTGTGGTTACCTTGTTG GTGACGTGTTTGGAGAAGACGGGCAGTGATGAAAAGATGTTGATAAAGGTGTTCCGCTGCCTGGGCAGCTGGTTTAACCTCGGGGTGCTGGACAGCAACTTCATGGCCAGCAACCAGCTCATCATGGTGCTCTTCCAAGTTCTG CAAAGGCATGACACATCCACCAATTTACACGAGGCTGCCTCCGACTGTGTGTGTTCGGCGCTGTATGCTATTGAGACTGTGGACACCCATGTTGCCTTGGCCATGCAGCTGTTCAAGGGTGTATTGACGCTGGAGACTGCGTACCACATGGCTGTGGCCAGAGAGGACCTGGACAA AGTGCTGAATTACTGCCGGATCTTCACGGAGCTATGCGAGACCTTCATGGAGATCACAGTCCGGAGCCCAGGTCAGGGCATGGGAGACCTGCGCACATTGGAACTGCTTCTCATCTGTGCTGGTCACCCACAatatgag GTGGCGGAGATTTCCTTTAACTTCTGGTACCGTCTGGGAGAGCATCTCTACAAGACCAACAACCCTGCCCTCCACAACGTCTTCAGACCCTACATCCAGAGACTGCTGCATAGCTTGGCTCGCCACTGTCAGCTGGACCCAGATCAC GAAGGCATACCCGAGGACACTGATGACTTTGGAGAGTTCAGGATGAGAGTTTCCGATCTGGTGAAGGATGTCATCTTTCTGGTTGGCTCTATGGAATGTTTTTCACAG ctttACTCCACTCTGAGGGAGGGCAACCCCCCCTGGGAGGTGACTGAGGCTGTGCTCTTCATCATGGCCGCCATTGCCAAGAGTGTCGACCC TGAGAACAACCCCACCCTGACGGAGGTGCTGGAGCAAATAGTGTGTTTGCCGCAGTCAGTGCACATGGCTGTGCGCTTCACCAGCATCGAGCTCGTAGGAGAGATGAGTGAAGTGGTCGACCGCAACCCCCGCTTCTTAG ATCCTGTGCTGAACTACCTGATGAAGGGTCTGAGGGAAAAGACTCTGGCTTCGGTGGCAGCCAAAGCCATCCACAACATCTGCTCAGTGTGCCGAGATCACATGGCCCAGCACTTTCAGGGTTTGCTAGACATTGCACGTTCACTCGACACCTTTGCCCTGTCCTCAGATGCTGCTGTTGGCCTACTTAAAG gTACCGCCTTAGTCTTAGCCCGACTCCCTCTAGAGAAAATTGCTGAGTGTCTGAGTGACCTCTGTGCTGTACAGGTCATGGCGCTCAAGAAG CTGCTGGCTCATGATCCTAGCACTGGTAAAGCTGCAGATCCCACTGTGTGGCTGGACAGACTAGCAGTGATCTTCCG acacacaaacccGATGGTAGAGAATGGCCAGACACACCCATGCCAGAAGGTCATCCAGGAG ATCTGGCCGGTCCTCTCCGAGACTCTGAATGCACACCAGGCTGATAACCGAATTGTGGAGCGTTGCTGTCGCTGCCTGCGCTTTGCGGTGCGCTGTGTGGGCAAGGGATCCGCATCCCTGCTGCAGCCACTGGTCACAcag ATGGTGAATGTATACCAGGTGTACCCCCACTCGTGTTTCCTGTACCTGGGAAGCATCCTGGTGGACGAGTACGGCATGGAGGAGGGCTGCCGACAAGGCCTTCTAGATATGCTACAG GCTCTGTGTATGCCCACCTTCCAGCTCCTGGAGCAGCCCAATGGCTTGCGTAACCACCCTGATACTGTGGATGACCTCTTCAGACTTGCTACAAG gtTTGTTCAGCGCAGTCCTGTCACTCTTCTCAGCAGTAACATCATTGTCCACATAATCCAGTGTGCCATTGCGGCCACCACCCTTGACCACAGAGATGCCAACTGCAGCGTCATGAAGTTCATTCGCGACCTAGTCCACACTGGAGTCTCCAATGAT CACGAGGACGACTTTGAAGTTCGGAAACAGCTGATTGGTCAGGCTATGGGGCAAAATGCCCAACAGCTGGTCACCCAGCTGGTGCACTCCTGTTGCTTCTGCCTGCCACCCTACACACTCCCTGATGTCGCAGAGGTGCTGTGGGAGATCATGGTCTTCGACCGGCCG ACCTTCTGCCGCTGGCTGGAGACCGCATTGAAGGGTCTTCCCAAGGAGACAGCAGGCGGGGCTGTCAGTGTCACTCATAAGCAGCTGACAGACTTCCACAAGCAGGTTACCAG TGCAGAGGAATGTAAGCAGGTGTGCTGGGCTATCCGAGAGTTCACAAGACTGTACCGATAG
- the tnpo3 gene encoding transportin-3 isoform X1, producing the protein MDGSKPSLPIVYQAVQALYHDPDPTGKERASVWLEELQRSMYAWEVADQLLQMKQDVESCYFAAQTMKMKIQTSFYELPPETHLALRDSLLTHIQNLKDLSPIIITQLALAIADLALQMASWKGSVHTLIEKYSNDTSSMPFLIEILTVLPEEVHSRSLRIGANRRTEIIEDLAFCSSTVVTLLVTCLEKTGSDEKMLIKVFRCLGSWFNLGVLDSNFMASNQLIMVLFQVLQRHDTSTNLHEAASDCVCSALYAIETVDTHVALAMQLFKGVLTLETAYHMAVAREDLDKVLNYCRIFTELCETFMEITVRSPGQGMGDLRTLELLLICAGHPQYEVAEISFNFWYRLGEHLYKTNNPALHNVFRPYIQRLLHSLARHCQLDPDHEGIPEDTDDFGEFRMRVSDLVKDVIFLVGSMECFSQLYSTLREGNPPWEVTEAVLFIMAAIAKSVDPENNPTLTEVLEQIVCLPQSVHMAVRFTSIELVGEMSEVVDRNPRFLDPVLNYLMKGLREKTLASVAAKAIHNICSVCRDHMAQHFQGLLDIARSLDTFALSSDAAVGLLKGTALVLARLPLEKIAECLSDLCAVQVMALKKLLAHDPSTGKAADPTVWLDRLAVIFRHTNPMVENGQTHPCQKVIQEMFSVQIWPVLSETLNAHQADNRIVERCCRCLRFAVRCVGKGSASLLQPLVTQMVNVYQVYPHSCFLYLGSILVDEYGMEEGCRQGLLDMLQALCMPTFQLLEQPNGLRNHPDTVDDLFRLATRFVQRSPVTLLSSNIIVHIIQCAIAATTLDHRDANCSVMKFIRDLVHTGVSNDHEDDFEVRKQLIGQAMGQNAQQLVTQLVHSCCFCLPPYTLPDVAEVLWEIMVFDRPTFCRWLETALKGLPKETAGGAVSVTHKQLTDFHKQVTSAEECKQVCWAIREFTRLYR; encoded by the exons ATGGATGGTAGCAAACCGTCCCTTCCAATTGTATACCAGGCCGTACAGGCTCTTTACCATGATCCAGACCCTACCGGTAAAGAGAGAGCCTCGGTATGGCTCGAGGAGCTGCAAAGATCG ATGTACGCCTGGGAAGTGGCCGATCAGCTGCTGCAGATGAAGCAGGACGTGGAGTCCTGTTACTTTGCTGCCCAgacgatgaagatgaagatcCAGACCTCATTCTATGAGCTTCCTCCAGAGACCCACCTAGCCCTGCGGGATTCGCTgctcactcacatacagaaccTCAAAGATCTCTCTCCTATTATAATCACCCAG CTTGCCCTAGCTATAGCTGACCTGGCTCTGCAGATGGCCTCGTGGAAGGGCAGCGTTCATACCCTCATCGAAAA GTACAGTAACGACACCTCCTCCATGCCCTTCCTGATCGAGATACTCACCGTTCTACCGGAAGAAGTGCACAGCCGCTCCCTAAGGATCGGCGCCAACAGACGCACAGAGATCATTGAGGATCTAGCATTCTGCTCCAGCACTGTGGTTACCTTGTTG GTGACGTGTTTGGAGAAGACGGGCAGTGATGAAAAGATGTTGATAAAGGTGTTCCGCTGCCTGGGCAGCTGGTTTAACCTCGGGGTGCTGGACAGCAACTTCATGGCCAGCAACCAGCTCATCATGGTGCTCTTCCAAGTTCTG CAAAGGCATGACACATCCACCAATTTACACGAGGCTGCCTCCGACTGTGTGTGTTCGGCGCTGTATGCTATTGAGACTGTGGACACCCATGTTGCCTTGGCCATGCAGCTGTTCAAGGGTGTATTGACGCTGGAGACTGCGTACCACATGGCTGTGGCCAGAGAGGACCTGGACAA AGTGCTGAATTACTGCCGGATCTTCACGGAGCTATGCGAGACCTTCATGGAGATCACAGTCCGGAGCCCAGGTCAGGGCATGGGAGACCTGCGCACATTGGAACTGCTTCTCATCTGTGCTGGTCACCCACAatatgag GTGGCGGAGATTTCCTTTAACTTCTGGTACCGTCTGGGAGAGCATCTCTACAAGACCAACAACCCTGCCCTCCACAACGTCTTCAGACCCTACATCCAGAGACTGCTGCATAGCTTGGCTCGCCACTGTCAGCTGGACCCAGATCAC GAAGGCATACCCGAGGACACTGATGACTTTGGAGAGTTCAGGATGAGAGTTTCCGATCTGGTGAAGGATGTCATCTTTCTGGTTGGCTCTATGGAATGTTTTTCACAG ctttACTCCACTCTGAGGGAGGGCAACCCCCCCTGGGAGGTGACTGAGGCTGTGCTCTTCATCATGGCCGCCATTGCCAAGAGTGTCGACCC TGAGAACAACCCCACCCTGACGGAGGTGCTGGAGCAAATAGTGTGTTTGCCGCAGTCAGTGCACATGGCTGTGCGCTTCACCAGCATCGAGCTCGTAGGAGAGATGAGTGAAGTGGTCGACCGCAACCCCCGCTTCTTAG ATCCTGTGCTGAACTACCTGATGAAGGGTCTGAGGGAAAAGACTCTGGCTTCGGTGGCAGCCAAAGCCATCCACAACATCTGCTCAGTGTGCCGAGATCACATGGCCCAGCACTTTCAGGGTTTGCTAGACATTGCACGTTCACTCGACACCTTTGCCCTGTCCTCAGATGCTGCTGTTGGCCTACTTAAAG gTACCGCCTTAGTCTTAGCCCGACTCCCTCTAGAGAAAATTGCTGAGTGTCTGAGTGACCTCTGTGCTGTACAGGTCATGGCGCTCAAGAAG CTGCTGGCTCATGATCCTAGCACTGGTAAAGCTGCAGATCCCACTGTGTGGCTGGACAGACTAGCAGTGATCTTCCG acacacaaacccGATGGTAGAGAATGGCCAGACACACCCATGCCAGAAGGTCATCCAGGAG ATGTTTTCTGTCCAGATCTGGCCGGTCCTCTCCGAGACTCTGAATGCACACCAGGCTGATAACCGAATTGTGGAGCGTTGCTGTCGCTGCCTGCGCTTTGCGGTGCGCTGTGTGGGCAAGGGATCCGCATCCCTGCTGCAGCCACTGGTCACAcag ATGGTGAATGTATACCAGGTGTACCCCCACTCGTGTTTCCTGTACCTGGGAAGCATCCTGGTGGACGAGTACGGCATGGAGGAGGGCTGCCGACAAGGCCTTCTAGATATGCTACAG GCTCTGTGTATGCCCACCTTCCAGCTCCTGGAGCAGCCCAATGGCTTGCGTAACCACCCTGATACTGTGGATGACCTCTTCAGACTTGCTACAAG gtTTGTTCAGCGCAGTCCTGTCACTCTTCTCAGCAGTAACATCATTGTCCACATAATCCAGTGTGCCATTGCGGCCACCACCCTTGACCACAGAGATGCCAACTGCAGCGTCATGAAGTTCATTCGCGACCTAGTCCACACTGGAGTCTCCAATGAT CACGAGGACGACTTTGAAGTTCGGAAACAGCTGATTGGTCAGGCTATGGGGCAAAATGCCCAACAGCTGGTCACCCAGCTGGTGCACTCCTGTTGCTTCTGCCTGCCACCCTACACACTCCCTGATGTCGCAGAGGTGCTGTGGGAGATCATGGTCTTCGACCGGCCG ACCTTCTGCCGCTGGCTGGAGACCGCATTGAAGGGTCTTCCCAAGGAGACAGCAGGCGGGGCTGTCAGTGTCACTCATAAGCAGCTGACAGACTTCCACAAGCAGGTTACCAG TGCAGAGGAATGTAAGCAGGTGTGCTGGGCTATCCGAGAGTTCACAAGACTGTACCGATAG